In the Streptomyces sp. SJL17-4 genome, TGTGCGGGAAGACGCCGTCCTCCATGCCCGTCAGGAACACCACGGGGAACTCAAGGCCCTTGGCGGTGTGCAGCGTCATCAGCGTGATGACGCCCCGGCCCTCCTCGTCCTCGTCCGGGATCTGGTCGGAGTCGGCGACGAGCGCGACCTTCTCCAGGAACTCGGCGAGGGTCGCGGGCTCCTCGCCGCGCTCCTGCTCGAACTCCAGGGCCACGGCGGCGAGTTCCTGGAGGTTCTCGATCCGGGTCTCGTCCTGCGGGTCGGTCGAGGCCTGGAGCTCGGCGAGATAGCCCGTGCGCTCCAGGACGGCCTCCAGGACGACGGCGGGGCCGGCGCCGGACTCGACGACGGTGCGCAGCTCGTCCATCAGCGCGTTGAACCGCTTGACGGCGTTCGCCGAGCGGGCCGCCATGCCGTACGCCTCGTCGACCCGCTTGAGGGCCTGCGGGAAGGTGATCTTCTCGCGCAGCGACAGCGCGTCGATCATCGCCTCGGCGCGCTCGCCGATGCCCCGCTTGGGGACGTTGAGGATGCGGCGCAGCGGGACGTTGTCCTCGGGGTTGGCGAGGACGCGCAGGTAGGCGAGGACGTCCCGGACCTCCTTGCGCTCGTAGAAGCGCACGCCGCCGACGACCTTGTAGGGCAGTCCGACGCGGATGAAGATCTCTTCGAAGACACGGGACTGGGCGTTGGTCCGGTAGAAGACGGCGACGTCCCCGGCCTTGGCCTCGCCCGCGTCGGTGAGCCGGTCGATCTCGTCGGCGACGAACTGGGCCTCGTCGTGCTCGGTGTCGGCGACGTAGCCGGTGATCTGCGCGCCCGCGCCGGCGTTCGTCCAGAGGTTCTTGGGGCGGCGGGACTCGTTGCGCTCGATGACGGCGTTGGCGGCGGAGAGGATCGTCTGCGTGGAGCGGTAGTTCTGCTCCAGGAGGATCGTCGTCGCGTCCGGGTAGTCCTCCTCGAACTGGAGGATGTTGCGGATGGTGGCGCCGCGGAAGGCGTAGATCGACTGGTCGGCGTCACCGACGACGCACAGCTCGGCCGGGCCGAGGTCCTCGTAGCCGGTACCGACGAGCTCGCGCACGAGGGTGTACTGGGCGTGGTTGGTGTCCTGGTACTCGTCGACGAGGACGTGCCGGAAGCGGCGGCGGTAGTGCTCGGCGACGTCGGGGAACGCCTGGAGCAGATGGACCGTCGTCATGATGATGTCGTCGAAGTCCAGGGCGTTGGCCTCGCGCAGCCGCGCCTGGTACATCCGGTACGCCTCGGCGAGCGTCTTCTCGAAACCGTCGACGGCCTGGTCGGCGAAGGTCTCCTCGTCGATCAGCTCGTTCTTGAGGTTCGAGATCTTGGCGCTGAAGGACTTCGGCGGGAACTTCTTCGGGTCGAGGTCCAGGTCCCGGCAGACCAGGGACATCAGGCGCTTGGAGTCGGCGGCGTCGTAGATCGAGAAGGAGGAGGTGAAGCCGAGCTTCTTCGACTCGCGGCGCAGGATGCGGACGCAGGCGCTGTGGAACGTCATGACCCACATGGCGTTGGCGCGCGGTCCGACGAGCTGCTCGACGCGCTCCTTCATCTCGCCGGCGGCCTTGTTGGTGAAGGTGATCGCCAGTATCTGGCCGGGGTGCACGTGCCGCGTGCCCAGCAGGTGGGCGATGCGGTGGGTGAGCACCCGGGTCTTGCCGGAGCCGGCGCCGGCGACGATGAGCAGCGGGGTGTCGGTGTGGACGACGGCGGCGCGCTGCTGCTCGTTCAGCCCGTCCAGGAGCGCGGCGGTGTCCACGACGGGGCGGGGGGCGCCGTCGCGGTAGTGGGTGTCCCGTGCGGGCGGGGGCACGTCGAAGTGCTCCCCGAAGAGGTCGTGCGGGACGTCCTCCCCGGCCGGGGAGCCGTGCTCGTGGTCCTCGGGGTGGGGCGGGGGCTCCTCCGAGGAGTGGTTCTGGAGGCCGGCCAGGAAGCTGTCGTCAAAGAGGCTGCTCATCGCCTCACGAGTCTAGGACGCCCCACCGACATCCGGGCCCGCCTTCGGGAGCCGCCTTCGTCACCGGCCTGCGGAACCGGTCACACCCCGGTGCTACCGCCCCGTGGAACGGCTCAGGTCCAGAGGGTCGCGATGAAGATGTTCGCCGTGGTCAGACCGCCGACGGCGGCGAAGAGGCCCTTGTCGATCCGCTCCTCGTCGCGCTTGACATAGACGAGGGCGAGGATCACGACGAGGATCCCGAGCTTGATGCCGATCTTGAGGTTGTTGACGGTCTGGTCGTCCGCCTGGTTCAGGCCGACCAGCGCGACGCCGGTGACGAGCATGGTCAGCGCGCCGTGCAGCATCGCGGGGCTGAAGCGGGCCGTACCGGCCCCCATCGCCTTCATCTGGGTGAGGAATCCGCCCAGCAGGGAGGCGATACCGATGATGTGCAGGGCGACGAAGACATTGATGAGTACGTCCATGGGCCGGAGCCTAACGGGGGCCCTAGCACCGTCTTCCGGCCGGGTCCACCCACCCTCGCTTCGGTCGGACGGGCGCCGGAATGCCCCTCGGCCCGGCGCCGGGGACGAACGACATCGGTCGCCGACCGCCAAGTGTCGCCAATAGCGGTCATCTCCCCGCCCGGGTGTGACCCCAGGTTTAGCGTCCTTCACCAGGTGGCCGGCTCCCCACCACCGCCGGCGATCCGGCGGTTGTCGGTCACCCCCGCCGAGAAAACCCGGCGGCGGTCCGTCTCCCCTGTGCGGCCCGCCGTCGGCCCGGCGGGCCCGTTTCCCCCAGGCAGAGGATGTGACCCGCCCTCGTGGCAGCACACCGAAAACCCAAGCAGTCGCCCCTCGGTGGACAGGCGGGCCGCACCGCCGCCACACTCGCCCTCGCCTCCGCCGCGACCGCGACGCTCTTCGAGGGGTCCGGGCACGCCGAGCCCCGTCCCACCACCGCCCAGGTCAAGGAGAAGGTCGACCGGCTCTACGAGGAGGCCGAGGTCGCGACCGAGCGGTACAACGGGGCGAAGGAGAAGGCGGACGAGGCCCGCGCCGCGTTCGAGCGGCTGCGCGACGAGGCCGCCCGCAGGACCCAGCGGCTCAACACCGCGCGGGACGGGCTCGGCGCCATGGCCGCCGCCCAGTACCGGTCCGGCGGCCTCGACCCCGCCGTCCAGCTCGCCCTCACCTCCAACCCCGACCAGTACCTGGAGCGGGCCGCGCTCGCCGAGAAGGCCGGGGACCGCCAGGCGGCCGCCGTCAGCGCCGTACGACGCGAGCTCGCCGCCGTACGGCAGCTGCGCGGCGAGTCGACGGGACACCTGGACGCGCTGCGCGAGCACGAGACGGAGCTGCGACGGCAGAAGACGGCCGTCCTCGGCAAGCTCCGGGCGGCACGGACCCTGCTCGCCCGGCTGACCGCGGAGGAACGCGCCCGGTACGAGGCCGCCGAGGCGGGCCGCGACGGCTCCGGCGCCTCTGCGGGGAACGACGGCAGGGACACCGGCAGCACCCCCGCCACCGGCACCACCACCGTGCGGGCCGACCGCTCCTCGGGCGGCGATCGCGGGCCGGTGACCGCGCCGAACGGCCGGGCCGCCCAGGCCGTCTCCTTCGCCCACGCCCAGCTCGGCAAGCCGTACGTGTGGGGGGCGACGGGCCCCTCGGCGTACGACTGCTCGGGCCTCACCCAGGCGGCCTGGCGCGCGGCCGGCGTCTCGCTGCCGCGCACCACGTACACCCAGATCAACGCGGGCCGACGCGTCTCCCGCTCCCAGCTCGCCCCCGG is a window encoding:
- the pcrA gene encoding DNA helicase PcrA, translated to MSSLFDDSFLAGLQNHSSEEPPPHPEDHEHGSPAGEDVPHDLFGEHFDVPPPARDTHYRDGAPRPVVDTAALLDGLNEQQRAAVVHTDTPLLIVAGAGSGKTRVLTHRIAHLLGTRHVHPGQILAITFTNKAAGEMKERVEQLVGPRANAMWVMTFHSACVRILRRESKKLGFTSSFSIYDAADSKRLMSLVCRDLDLDPKKFPPKSFSAKISNLKNELIDEETFADQAVDGFEKTLAEAYRMYQARLREANALDFDDIIMTTVHLLQAFPDVAEHYRRRFRHVLVDEYQDTNHAQYTLVRELVGTGYEDLGPAELCVVGDADQSIYAFRGATIRNILQFEEDYPDATTILLEQNYRSTQTILSAANAVIERNESRRPKNLWTNAGAGAQITGYVADTEHDEAQFVADEIDRLTDAGEAKAGDVAVFYRTNAQSRVFEEIFIRVGLPYKVVGGVRFYERKEVRDVLAYLRVLANPEDNVPLRRILNVPKRGIGERAEAMIDALSLREKITFPQALKRVDEAYGMAARSANAVKRFNALMDELRTVVESGAGPAVVLEAVLERTGYLAELQASTDPQDETRIENLQELAAVALEFEQERGEEPATLAEFLEKVALVADSDQIPDEDEEGRGVITLMTLHTAKGLEFPVVFLTGMEDGVFPHMRALGQAKELEEERRLAYVGITRARERLYLTRSSMRSAWGQPSYNPASRFLEEIPPAYLEWKRTGPMVKPAGPTSGITSSLSSSRSRSGPSGFATRRAGEKPVISLQVGDRVTHDQFGLGTVMTVTGAGADAQATIDFGDEKPKRLLLRYAPVEKL
- a CDS encoding NlpC/P60 family protein, with the protein product MAAHRKPKQSPLGGQAGRTAATLALASAATATLFEGSGHAEPRPTTAQVKEKVDRLYEEAEVATERYNGAKEKADEARAAFERLRDEAARRTQRLNTARDGLGAMAAAQYRSGGLDPAVQLALTSNPDQYLERAALAEKAGDRQAAAVSAVRRELAAVRQLRGESTGHLDALREHETELRRQKTAVLGKLRAARTLLARLTAEERARYEAAEAGRDGSGASAGNDGRDTGSTPATGTTTVRADRSSGGDRGPVTAPNGRAAQAVSFAHAQLGKPYVWGATGPSAYDCSGLTQAAWRAAGVSLPRTTYTQINAGRRVSRSQLAPGDLIFFYSGISHVGLYIGGGQMIHAPRPGAPVRVAPIDEMPFAGATRVG